The genomic stretch GCTCAGGCACTCGGGGCGGACGGGGTGGACGCCGTGGTGGTGCAGGGCGGCCCGGCGGGCGGACACCGGGGCGGCTGGGCGCACGACGAACTCGCCGACACCTTGACTCTGACCCGGGCGGTCGTGGGCGCGGTTTCTATTCCGGTCATCGCGGCGGGCGGCCTGATGGACGCGGCGGGCGTGCATTCGGCGCTGGAGGCGGGAGCGAGCCTCGCCCAGTGCGGCACCGCCTTCCTGCGGGCGACCGAGGCGGGGACCTCCGCCCCCTACCGCGCGGCGCTCGCGGCGGCGGGGCCGGGGGACACCACCCTCACCCGGGCCTTCAGCGGCAGGGCGGCGCGCGGTCTGGTGAACCGGGTGACGGCCACGGTCGGGCACCCTCTGCCCTACCCCCTCCAGAACGCGCTGACCCGCGAGCTGCGCGCCGCCGCCGCACGGGCAGGGCGGGCCGAGTTCCTGAGCCTCTGGGCGGGCCAGGGGGCTCACCTCGGGCGGGAAGGGTCGGCGGCGGAGCTTCTGGAGAGCCTGTGGTCCTGACGGTCAGCCTGCGCCCCCTGCGCCCGGGTGACGAGGAGGCCGCCGTGCGCTGGGCCGCCGACCCCGAGTTCTGCCGGGCGGCGGG from Deinococcus planocerae encodes the following:
- a CDS encoding NAD(P)H-dependent flavin oxidoreductase, encoding MSGPMERLGLRVPVVQAPMAGGPTTPALVAAVSEAGGLGSLGAAYLTPGQIAEAGTAVRARTGRPFAVNLFIPDPLPGVTEAEVAAAMADLTPLHAELGLVPPTLPQWVREDFEEQFRAVLEVHPAVFSFAFGRLGGAELAALRDRGILAVGTATGVLEAQALGADGVDAVVVQGGPAGGHRGGWAHDELADTLTLTRAVVGAVSIPVIAAGGLMDAAGVHSALEAGASLAQCGTAFLRATEAGTSAPYRAALAAAGPGDTTLTRAFSGRAARGLVNRVTATVGHPLPYPLQNALTRELRAAAARAGRAEFLSLWAGQGAHLGREGSAAELLESLWS